In Drosophila teissieri strain GT53w chromosome 2R, Prin_Dtei_1.1, whole genome shotgun sequence, the following proteins share a genomic window:
- the LOC122614875 gene encoding uncharacterized protein LOC122614875 isoform X4 has protein sequence MFRRFINLPLKRLWVCHQPSPFIQPWPLVHSNGSPFSQQPTPSFFQDDHRMSYDILTNDLSHTGSSSSIRQVPQKVRIVGEVHSLKVGGHRQPGNCLFISQKGRLYHKESGRSRRESRPDVCERARHFRERSNSKVSHRLRELMNEGVDGLDKGVEKNKKTVRMKRSPEEKYSTSPSYTSYYDDQKEYLDFQEPKRTFRNFVTTLMAKGRKVRQQLQEGKDADLLRYHSGNKDLMQHYHYKSKRKIMQRQLKAKPRASKAKYKDDSIDWTVLEDSLNPQRQDVNSLGKEVFVPLKTKSRSAERTKDKEISSQDKTVLPHSWEVIKAREEKLIRKAKKETMGRFPSLRETSAFTTKPGELKNSIDQQSHRNWILRGSTKISWNQAPTIPEVRKTSQDLK, from the exons ATGTTTCGCAGGTTTATAAACTTGCCGCTAAAACGACTGTGGGTCTGTCATCAGCCCAGTCCATTCATCCAACCCTGGCCACTGGTCCACAGCAATGGATCTCCATTTAGTCAGCAGCCAACGCCTAGCTTTTTCCAGGACGATCATCGGATGTCCTACGACATTCTCACCAACGATCTCAGCCATACGGGCTCTTCATCATCGATAAGACAGGTTCCCCAGAAGGTCCGCATTGTGGGCGAAGTTCACAGCCTCAAAGTCGGTGGACACAGACAGCCTGGTAACTGCCTTTTCATCAGTCAGAAAGGACGCCTCTACCACAAGGAATCGGGCAGGAGCAGAAGGGAATCCCGCCCAGACGTCTGTGAACGAGCTCGGCATTTTAGGGAAAGATCCAATAGCAAAGTCAGCCATCGCCTAAGGGAACTGATGAACGAGGGAGTTGACGGATTAGACAAGGGAGttgaaaagaacaaaaagacTGTCCGTATGAAGAGGTCTCCCGAGGAAAAATACTCCACGAGTCCCTCTTACACATCATATTATGATGACCAGAAGGAATACCTCGACTTTCAGGAACCCAAACGTACATTCAGGAATTTCGTTACCACGCTCATGGCAAAGGGTAGAAAAGTGAGGCAACAATTGCAGGAGGGAAAGGATGCCGATCTTCTGAGGTATCACTCGGGAAACAAGGATCTAATGCAGCATTATCACTATAAATCTAAAAGGAAAATTATGCAAAGACAACTCAAGGCAAAGCCGCGTGCTTCAAAAGCCAAATATAAAGACGATTCGATAGATTGGACTGTCCTCGAAGACTCATTAAATCCACAGAGGCAAGATGTGAATTCGTTGGGTAAGGAAGTATTTGTTCcgttaaaaacaaaatccagAAGTGCTGAAAGGACAAAAGACAAAGAAATATCTTCCCAGGATAAAACAGTACTCCCACATTCATGGGAAGTAATAAAGGCACGTGAGGAGAAGCTCATAAGAAAAGCCAAGAAGGAAACTATGGGTCGCTTTCCATCTCTAAGAGAAACTTCAGCGTTTACAACCAAGCCCGGGGAACTGAAAAACTCCATTGACCAACAAAGT CACagaaattggattttaagaGGGTCAACAAAAATATCATGGAATCAGGCTCCCACGATTCCGGAGGTCAGAAAAACGAGTCAGGACTTAAAGTGA